A region of Ferruginibacter albus DNA encodes the following proteins:
- the atpH gene encoding ATP synthase F1 subunit delta, with product MDNPRLASRYAKSLIDLSIEQNKLEAVFNDMKMLKSICGISPEFVSMLRSPIILADKKAKIIAAVTEEKTDALTSAFIHLLVTKNRESNLLEIASAFIDQYNEIKNIHLVKLTTAVAISDDVKQSIVQKVSTMPGIGTVELEATVNPNLIGGFILETNNNLVDASILRDLKDVKKQFLNNEYIHKIR from the coding sequence ATGGATAATCCACGGTTAGCATCACGATACGCAAAAAGCTTGATTGATCTTTCAATCGAGCAAAACAAGCTGGAAGCGGTTTTCAACGATATGAAAATGTTGAAATCCATTTGTGGTATTAGCCCCGAATTTGTGAGCATGTTGCGCAGCCCAATCATTCTGGCAGATAAAAAAGCGAAAATCATAGCTGCCGTTACCGAAGAAAAAACGGATGCGCTTACATCGGCTTTTATTCATTTATTGGTAACAAAGAACCGGGAATCAAACCTTCTTGAAATTGCTTCGGCATTTATCGATCAATATAATGAGATCAAAAATATTCATTTGGTAAAACTAACTACAGCAGTGGCTATCAGCGATGATGTAAAGCAGTCAATTGTACAAAAGGTAAGTACAATGCCGGGCATTGGTACAGTAGAATTAGAAGCTACTGTTAATCCTAATTTGATTGGTGGTTTTATTTTGGAAACAAATAATAACCTGGTTGATGCAAGTATTCTTCGTGACCTAAAGGATGTGAAGAAACAATTCTTAAATAATGAATACATTCATAAAATAAGATAA